From the genome of Hymenobacter sp. PAMC 26628, one region includes:
- a CDS encoding Arm DNA-binding domain-containing protein, whose translation MEVTRQLLAERLSKKGLARIQLTFCWDGQRLRLSSGQKCQPADWNEKQQRVKAKPGTYLYDVITVLNYYADAATAAAHDALPASR comes from the coding sequence ATGGAAGTCACCCGCCAGCTGCTCGCCGAGCGCCTAAGTAAAAAGGGCCTGGCCCGCATTCAGCTCACCTTTTGCTGGGACGGGCAGCGCCTGCGCCTGAGCAGCGGCCAGAAGTGCCAGCCGGCGGACTGGAACGAGAAGCAGCAGCGGGTGAAGGCCAAGCCCGGCACCTACCTCTACGACGTGATTACGGTGCTCAACTACTACGCTGACGCGGCCACCGCGGCCGCCCACGACGCGCTGCCGGCCAGCCGCTGA
- a CDS encoding thermonuclease family protein — protein MNAKQHFLVGSGLALLAALGGASGALKPVPLAEAARVARVVDADTYDVVAGGQRVRVRLLGADAPEHDQAFGAQATDSVAALLPVGRPVQLRRHGLDLYGRTLGSLTLPAAGARGRGAGALDSLLVVRGWAWAYDPAHTVAGRAAQQAQAQAAGRGLWKCGAVGAVPPKVWRGLDYKNKRRYGAGCSW, from the coding sequence ATGAACGCGAAACAGCACTTTTTAGTGGGCAGCGGCCTGGCCTTGTTGGCGGCCCTGGGCGGGGCCAGCGGGGCCCTAAAACCGGTGCCGCTGGCGGAAGCAGCCCGCGTAGCGCGGGTGGTGGACGCCGACACCTACGACGTGGTGGCGGGCGGGCAGCGGGTCCGGGTCCGGCTGCTGGGCGCGGACGCGCCGGAGCACGACCAGGCGTTCGGCGCGCAGGCTACCGACTCGGTGGCGGCCTTGCTGCCGGTGGGCCGGCCGGTGCAGCTGCGGCGGCACGGCCTGGACCTGTACGGGCGCACGCTGGGCAGCTTGACCCTGCCGGCGGCGGGAGCCCGGGGCCGCGGGGCCGGGGCCCTGGACTCGCTGCTGGTGGTACGCGGCTGGGCGTGGGCCTACGACCCCGCGCACACGGTGGCCGGGCGGGCGGCGCAGCAAGCGCAAGCCCAGGCGGCGGGGCGCGGCCTGTGGAAATGCGGGGCCGTAGGGGCCGTGCCGCCCAAGGTGTGGCGGGGGCTGGACTATAAAAACAAGCGGCGTTACGGGGCGGGCTGCTCCTGGTAA
- a CDS encoding nitroreductase family protein: protein MPDEKLAAFLWYSAKALSLNQGPHNLFCQHRYVPSAGGLYPIDLIVIDVHEESVSVYDPIAHALCKLDAAEENIAAFLTYSQEVLNAGSGTLIWFAARPEKVSAKYTHELSLIWRDVGALIASMYLIAEALSLNYCALGVLGSQELQTLTGDAAILGAGGCILGSR from the coding sequence GTGCCAGACGAGAAGCTAGCCGCTTTTCTATGGTACAGTGCCAAGGCATTGTCGCTTAACCAGGGACCGCACAACCTTTTTTGCCAGCACCGCTATGTTCCTTCGGCTGGCGGGCTATACCCAATTGATCTGATCGTAATTGACGTACACGAAGAGTCAGTTAGTGTATACGATCCTATTGCTCATGCTTTGTGCAAATTGGATGCAGCAGAAGAAAACATAGCTGCTTTTCTAACCTACAGCCAGGAAGTTCTGAACGCTGGCTCTGGTACGTTGATTTGGTTCGCGGCCCGGCCAGAGAAGGTCAGTGCGAAATACACCCATGAGCTTAGCTTAATCTGGCGCGACGTAGGAGCCCTCATTGCTTCCATGTACCTGATTGCAGAAGCGCTCAGCTTAAATTATTGTGCTTTGGGTGTGTTAGGCAGCCAAGAGCTGCAAACATTGACTGGCGATGCGGCTATTTTAGGAGCTGGCGGCTGCATTCTTGGTTCGCGATAG
- a CDS encoding response regulator: MRHSILVIDDEAIGAKNLAKAFETERPSFKVVTASTEKDIEYQIENFYFTVAIVDLRMDNFNRNGIDFIKQIIESNPFAKVIIMSAFLPEFSSEVAQIFASGRVIDVIPKGAFDTFKKRILATTDKAVQDYESNPSLTQKTLNDLYAEAKNESDAYAKGIKFEHFVSLLFSQIGFPHITKRFIDRSQNEVDLMIRNEIQDNFFSKFKQYILVECKNTAGPIDKNQIIQFVSKVEHAAGLCNLGIVITASSFKRTSLDEMIRYSNKAFKIIFLTNREIAKLIYSNDITEEFKTIIDMQVKDN; the protein is encoded by the coding sequence ATGCGACACTCCATCTTAGTCATCGACGACGAAGCGATAGGCGCAAAAAACCTAGCCAAAGCTTTCGAAACAGAACGCCCCAGCTTCAAGGTTGTTACTGCGTCCACTGAAAAGGACATCGAATACCAAATAGAGAACTTCTATTTCACGGTGGCCATTGTCGATTTGCGAATGGATAATTTCAATCGAAACGGCATCGACTTTATCAAACAGATTATAGAAAGTAATCCGTTTGCAAAAGTCATTATTATGAGTGCTTTCCTGCCTGAATTCTCAAGTGAAGTAGCACAAATATTTGCTTCGGGTCGCGTGATTGACGTTATTCCAAAAGGAGCGTTCGATACCTTTAAAAAGCGTATTCTTGCAACGACGGATAAAGCGGTTCAAGATTATGAATCTAATCCTTCGTTGACACAGAAGACATTAAATGATTTGTATGCAGAAGCAAAAAACGAAAGTGACGCTTATGCAAAAGGAATAAAATTTGAGCACTTCGTATCTCTGCTATTTTCTCAAATTGGATTTCCACACATAACTAAAAGGTTTATAGATAGAAGTCAGAATGAGGTGGATTTAATGATTCGCAACGAAATTCAAGACAACTTTTTTTCAAAATTTAAGCAATATATTTTAGTTGAATGCAAAAATACTGCAGGCCCTATTGACAAAAATCAAATCATTCAGTTTGTCTCTAAGGTGGAACATGCTGCCGGCCTTTGCAACTTAGGTATTGTTATTACGGCAAGTTCATTCAAGAGAACCTCTTTGGATGAAATGATACGCTATTCTAACAAGGCATTTAAGATAATATTTTTAACAAATAGGGAGATAGCCAAGCTTATCTACTCCAATGATATTACGGAGGAGTTTAAAACTATTATCGACATGCAAGTGAAGGATAACTAA
- a CDS encoding helix-turn-helix domain-containing protein: MAKYYVLALRAEEQASLTELVQQRRVASARLVRAQCLLAVATNGLNWSDTQTSQAYGVSTRTLERLRQRACEAGVEAALLGQPRQQWPASKYTGEVEAHLAAAACSTPPEGYAHWTLRLLAAHLVTLQVLPEASPAMVGRVLKKMRYSPGSDRCG; the protein is encoded by the coding sequence ATGGCGAAGTATTATGTCTTAGCGCTGAGGGCCGAAGAACAGGCCTCGCTAACGGAACTCGTGCAGCAGCGGCGCGTGGCCAGCGCCCGGCTTGTGCGGGCTCAGTGCCTGTTGGCCGTAGCTACAAACGGCTTGAACTGGAGCGACACCCAGACTAGCCAAGCCTACGGCGTGAGTACGCGCACCCTGGAGCGCCTGCGCCAACGCGCCTGCGAGGCGGGCGTGGAGGCCGCCCTGCTGGGGCAGCCCCGCCAGCAGTGGCCGGCCAGTAAGTACACCGGGGAGGTGGAGGCGCACCTGGCCGCGGCGGCCTGCTCCACCCCGCCCGAAGGGTACGCCCACTGGACATTGCGCTTGTTGGCCGCTCACCTGGTCACGCTGCAGGTGCTGCCCGAGGCCAGCCCGGCGATGGTGGGGCGGGTACTAAAAAAAATGCGTTACAGCCCTGGAAGCGACAGATGTGGGTGA
- a CDS encoding sensor histidine kinase, translated as MINTRHLFYTQNIDKQLIKTLLENFTTLLTAFASHDIKNAIHNMDGVVSQLSVDTITEDEILLIRECANRLRDSLDEFTNIGLPQDTNVIEPFEIVRLMSSISILHRHDLKYENIHYKVVYLLDKSTVISQNFHWLVQSLNNIVINSKIALRNTQDKKIQITLSCDDNSVTILISDNGIGIPPENKPKVFTAYFTTTGGSGIGLAHVANVMKQINGKVELTEEAGFTTTVKLNFPLKCDTPS; from the coding sequence ATGATAAATACTAGGCATTTATTTTATACGCAAAATATTGATAAACAGTTAATAAAAACCTTATTAGAGAATTTCACAACCTTGCTCACGGCTTTTGCGAGTCACGACATTAAAAATGCCATCCACAACATGGACGGTGTAGTATCGCAATTAAGTGTTGACACCATCACTGAGGATGAAATATTACTCATAAGAGAATGTGCCAACCGGCTGAGAGATTCATTGGATGAGTTTACCAACATTGGTCTTCCGCAAGACACCAATGTTATTGAGCCTTTTGAAATTGTCCGGCTCATGTCTTCGATAAGTATTTTACACAGACATGACCTGAAATACGAAAACATACACTACAAAGTAGTGTACTTGCTTGATAAATCGACCGTAATTAGCCAGAATTTCCATTGGCTTGTGCAGTCTCTTAATAACATAGTTATTAATTCTAAGATTGCTCTACGCAACACCCAAGACAAAAAGATTCAGATTACACTATCTTGCGATGACAATTCGGTAACTATTCTGATTAGCGATAATGGCATTGGAATACCTCCCGAGAATAAGCCAAAAGTATTTACAGCTTACTTTACTACCACAGGTGGTAGCGGGATAGGATTAGCTCACGTAGCAAACGTCATGAAGCAAATCAACGGCAAGGTTGAATTAACCGAAGAAGCTGGTTTTACTACAACCGTCAAGTTAAATTTCCCCTTAAAATGCGACACTCCATCTTAG
- a CDS encoding DUF3606 domain-containing protein — translation MSDDRTNRGPADRSRINVNEDYEVRYWCKEFGCTEAQLRAAVKAVGVMADKVRQYLNTH, via the coding sequence ATGTCAGATGATCGCACCAATCGGGGACCCGCCGATAGAAGCCGGATAAATGTCAACGAGGACTACGAAGTCCGCTATTGGTGCAAGGAATTCGGCTGCACCGAAGCCCAGCTTCGCGCAGCGGTAAAAGCCGTTGGCGTGATGGCAGATAAGGTGCGCCAGTACCTCAACACCCACTAA
- a CDS encoding DDE-type integrase/transposase/recombinase, translating into MWVSDSTYWPPASGTWAYWCAFQDVASKQVVGWHAMATRPEELITTAWQRALLAQPPAAGVIAHSDRGGQYCGNAHRALLHRH; encoded by the coding sequence GTGTGGGTGAGCGACAGCACGTACTGGCCGCCGGCCAGTGGCACGTGGGCCTATTGGTGTGCTTTCCAGGACGTGGCCAGCAAGCAGGTCGTCGGCTGGCACGCGATGGCCACCAGGCCCGAAGAGCTGATTACCACGGCCTGGCAGCGGGCGCTGCTCGCCCAGCCGCCTGCTGCTGGCGTAATCGCCCATTCCGACCGCGGCGGCCAGTACTGCGGCAACGCCCACCGGGCCCTGCTACACCGGCATTAA
- a CDS encoding transposase family protein, whose product MLLSTLDRQIKLISKGYSGRQQDFAILKDMLAGICLKNYTLHVDLGFQGIKNLGISERIFIPFKASKNNPINAWQRAINRLLARERVAVENALAKMKSFFILRQENRMRKKVKLEEVFQLCAGLANFKSLNNALIIKQ is encoded by the coding sequence CTGCTACTTAGCACCCTAGACCGACAAATAAAATTAATCAGTAAGGGCTATAGCGGCAGGCAACAGGATTTTGCCATTTTAAAAGATATGCTAGCCGGTATTTGCTTAAAAAACTATACACTTCATGTTGACCTAGGCTTTCAGGGAATTAAGAATCTGGGCATAAGTGAACGCATTTTCATTCCGTTTAAGGCTAGCAAAAATAACCCGATTAACGCTTGGCAGCGAGCGATAAATCGCCTACTTGCTCGTGAACGGGTAGCCGTAGAAAATGCACTTGCGAAGATGAAATCCTTTTTTATCCTGCGCCAGGAGAACAGAATGAGAAAAAAAGTGAAATTGGAAGAGGTTTTTCAATTGTGTGCAGGCTTAGCTAATTTTAAAAGCCTTAACAACGCATTGATAATCAAACAATAA
- a CDS encoding 7-cyano-7-deazaguanine synthase — translation MKRAILLSGGIDSIALSYWLRPDLAFTIDYGQLPYQGEVRAAEQIAKHLEITHELLKVDCGAIGSGDLSGKAPDPQAPASEWWPYRNQLLLTICASKAITMGATEIMIGTVASDGFHKDGTPRFIELMNEAFSYQEGNLQISAPAITMTSAELVRASQIPEELLFWAHSCHKADYACGNCRGCNKYRNVMHELYGTSFTTG, via the coding sequence ATGAAGCGCGCCATACTGCTGTCGGGAGGCATTGATTCCATTGCCTTATCTTACTGGCTACGACCAGACCTGGCGTTTACCATCGACTACGGCCAGCTGCCCTATCAAGGAGAAGTACGGGCGGCTGAGCAGATTGCCAAGCACCTCGAGATAACGCACGAACTACTGAAGGTAGATTGTGGGGCTATCGGCTCCGGGGACCTATCGGGCAAAGCACCAGACCCACAGGCGCCGGCTTCGGAGTGGTGGCCATACCGCAATCAGTTGCTACTCACAATCTGTGCGTCAAAAGCCATTACGATGGGCGCCACAGAAATTATGATTGGCACAGTCGCTAGCGACGGCTTTCACAAAGACGGCACGCCGCGCTTTATAGAGCTGATGAACGAGGCTTTCTCCTACCAAGAAGGCAACTTGCAAATAAGTGCGCCAGCCATCACCATGACCTCTGCTGAGTTGGTAAGAGCGTCGCAAATTCCGGAGGAGTTGTTATTTTGGGCGCACTCTTGCCACAAAGCCGACTATGCTTGCGGCAATTGCCGGGGGTGCAACAAGTACCGAAACGTCATGCACGAACTCTATGGGACTTCTTTCACTACCGGCTGA
- a CDS encoding transposase family protein has protein sequence MPSIYHHTRTDRQYKATTGLTLSEFEKLAVAFELYYTPKKTLLHAGKKPVLTDKKEALFFILHYLKAYPTLLNMGVYFNISEYAVSQYLELLKPCLKAALHQVMPASQAIFANQRAFDEYFAGIEDLVIDVTEIPIERAANQEIQREHYSGKKNFTP, from the coding sequence ATGCCTAGTATTTATCATCACACTCGCACAGACCGTCAATATAAAGCAACTACTGGGTTAACGCTTTCCGAATTCGAAAAACTTGCTGTTGCGTTCGAGTTATATTATACCCCTAAAAAGACCTTGTTGCACGCGGGCAAGAAGCCGGTGCTTACGGATAAAAAAGAGGCTTTATTTTTTATTCTGCACTATTTAAAAGCGTATCCAACTTTGTTAAATATGGGCGTTTATTTTAACATCTCTGAGTATGCGGTGAGTCAGTATTTGGAGCTACTTAAACCCTGTTTAAAAGCTGCTTTGCACCAAGTAATGCCGGCTAGTCAAGCAATTTTTGCCAATCAGCGGGCATTCGACGAGTATTTCGCGGGCATAGAAGACTTAGTGATTGATGTGACCGAAATACCAATTGAACGAGCTGCTAATCAAGAAATTCAACGAGAGCACTATAGCGGTAAAAAAAACTTCACACCCTAA
- a CDS encoding M15 family metallopeptidase, with translation MSWSGLLLSKFAQLMKAADARVHWSGDWPGFKDRPHFEV, from the coding sequence GTGTCGTGGTCGGGGCTGCTGCTGAGCAAGTTTGCGCAGCTGATGAAGGCGGCGGATGCGCGGGTGCATTGGAGCGGGGACTGGCCGGGGTTTAAGGACCGGCCGCACTTTGAGGTGTAG
- a CDS encoding YybH family protein: MNSRTLLLILLLSSCFRPLVAQTRKPDDKALIMAMRTASNAAIARHEVDGIARYWLPDFVQVGGNGGYKTGKDSVVAGWQKAFRLHPDVVYVRSPQRIAVNPNGLLAWETGTWVGSWSQGGSFKGGGNYSAMWRKKDKEWQLQAELYVTLQ; encoded by the coding sequence ATGAATAGCCGCACGCTTCTGCTGATTTTGTTGCTGTCCAGCTGCTTCCGGCCGCTGGTAGCCCAAACCCGAAAGCCGGATGACAAGGCCCTCATCATGGCCATGCGCACGGCCTCGAACGCGGCCATTGCCCGGCACGAGGTTGACGGCATCGCCCGGTATTGGCTGCCCGATTTCGTGCAGGTGGGGGGCAACGGCGGCTACAAAACCGGCAAAGACTCGGTCGTGGCCGGGTGGCAGAAAGCGTTCCGGCTGCATCCCGACGTGGTGTACGTGCGCAGCCCCCAACGCATTGCCGTGAACCCCAACGGCCTGCTGGCCTGGGAAACCGGGACCTGGGTCGGCTCCTGGAGCCAGGGCGGCTCCTTTAAGGGAGGCGGCAACTACTCGGCGATGTGGCGTAAAAAGGACAAGGAGTGGCAGTTGCAGGCCGAGCTCTACGTTACCTTACAGTAA
- a CDS encoding IS630 family transposase gives MWVIPPAQNAAFVCAMERVLDVYQRPYDPAQPVVCLDESPKQLLRESRVPLPLPDGSTRYDCEYHRQGVAQVYMLHEPLAGRRRVQVEDRHDRLTFARAVARLLEEDYAQATRVTLVLDNLSAHQPAAFYEIFDPVRAHALLQRVEFVFTPKHGSWLNMAEIEFAALLTHGLPQRVPDRPTLEAHCYAWQLARNQLGAPTNWQFTTEKARIKLKRLYPTTG, from the coding sequence ATGTGGGTGATTCCACCCGCTCAGAACGCGGCCTTCGTCTGCGCCATGGAACGGGTGCTTGACGTCTACCAACGCCCGTACGACCCAGCCCAGCCAGTCGTGTGCCTGGATGAGTCGCCCAAGCAATTACTACGCGAAAGCCGCGTGCCACTCCCGCTGCCCGATGGCAGCACCCGCTACGACTGCGAGTACCACCGCCAGGGCGTGGCCCAGGTGTATATGCTGCACGAGCCGCTGGCCGGTCGCCGCCGGGTGCAGGTCGAAGACCGCCATGACCGACTCACGTTTGCCCGGGCGGTAGCCCGCCTGCTGGAGGAGGACTACGCCCAAGCGACGCGCGTGACGCTGGTGCTCGACAATTTGTCGGCGCACCAGCCCGCCGCTTTTTACGAGATTTTTGACCCGGTACGGGCGCACGCCCTGTTGCAGCGCGTGGAATTTGTGTTCACCCCCAAGCATGGCTCGTGGCTCAACATGGCTGAAATCGAGTTTGCCGCCCTGCTCACCCACGGCCTGCCGCAGCGCGTGCCCGACCGGCCGACGCTGGAAGCGCACTGCTACGCTTGGCAACTAGCGCGCAACCAACTGGGGGCACCCACCAACTGGCAGTTTACAACCGAGAAGGCCCGCATCAAACTCAAACGGTTGTACCCGACAACCGGCTAG
- a CDS encoding PfkB family carbohydrate kinase, with amino-acid sequence MATAITATVRFVYNHPLAVPNIYPSIEKLFTHKPTLRITDENILVYGILEGDSVVHGDYVVYDPQSPNNPLPFNHNGSTAKHLALILNSWEGRQLTKLQHVDDIGEYLLAHGVEVVVIKQGSAGATVFTASGRTHVPAYQTSSVWPIGSGDIFSAVFAHYWIERKSSPAEAANNASLATAFYCQTQALPIPKNAGDIQALGLNPLPTTGHIRKNIYLAGPFFTMAERWLINESRQALRQTGNDVFSPLHDVGHGMADEVVPLDLKALDDCDVVFAIVDGLDSGTLFEVGYARAKGKPVVAFVQNEVPENLKMLAGSDCIIRDDFSTAVYTINWLP; translated from the coding sequence ATGGCGACGGCCATCACCGCCACCGTGCGCTTCGTGTATAACCACCCACTGGCCGTGCCCAATATCTACCCCTCCATTGAGAAGCTTTTTACCCACAAGCCTACGCTTAGGATAACGGACGAAAACATCTTGGTTTACGGGATACTAGAGGGCGATAGTGTGGTCCACGGCGATTACGTGGTCTACGACCCGCAGTCGCCTAACAACCCCTTACCATTCAACCATAACGGGTCAACGGCGAAGCATTTGGCTCTCATTTTGAACAGTTGGGAGGGCCGCCAGCTGACGAAGCTTCAGCACGTTGATGACATAGGCGAATACTTACTGGCCCATGGCGTCGAAGTGGTGGTCATTAAGCAAGGTTCAGCGGGGGCCACCGTTTTTACTGCCAGTGGCCGGACCCACGTGCCAGCTTACCAAACCAGCAGCGTCTGGCCAATTGGTTCAGGCGACATCTTCTCCGCCGTCTTTGCCCATTATTGGATCGAGCGGAAGAGCAGCCCGGCAGAAGCGGCCAACAACGCCTCATTAGCTACGGCCTTCTACTGTCAAACCCAGGCACTACCCATCCCCAAAAACGCGGGAGATATTCAGGCTCTAGGCTTAAATCCATTACCCACGACAGGCCATATCCGCAAAAACATCTATCTGGCTGGCCCCTTTTTCACGATGGCTGAGAGGTGGCTAATCAATGAAAGTCGGCAAGCGTTACGCCAGACGGGCAACGATGTTTTCTCTCCCTTGCACGACGTAGGGCACGGGATGGCCGATGAGGTGGTTCCGCTGGATTTAAAAGCCCTGGACGATTGCGACGTTGTTTTTGCTATTGTCGATGGCCTCGACTCGGGAACCCTATTCGAGGTTGGTTATGCGCGCGCCAAAGGCAAGCCGGTCGTGGCTTTCGTGCAAAACGAAGTTCCTGAAAACTTAAAAATGCTCGCGGGTTCAGACTGCATTATCCGCGATGACTTCTCGACGGCCGTTTATACCATCAACTGGCTGCCATGA